A genomic window from Synechococcus sp. WH 8016 includes:
- a CDS encoding DUF1830 domain-containing protein, with protein sequence MGECCYRNDSSKMVILKCIGESQFFCEKVLMPSEVYFFEAPDEARLEIWLLNGGEPMLHITAEAREYALISHRRLADP encoded by the coding sequence ATGGGTGAGTGTTGTTATCGGAACGATTCATCAAAAATGGTAATCCTCAAATGTATCGGCGAGAGTCAATTTTTTTGTGAAAAAGTTTTGATGCCGTCTGAGGTTTACTTTTTTGAGGCCCCAGATGAGGCTCGCCTTGAAATCTGGTTGCTGAATGGCGGCGAGCCAATGCTGCACATCACAGCCGAGGCTCGGGAGTATGCCTTGATCAGCCACCGCAGGCTGGCTGATCCTTGA